CTCGCCGGCTTCGGCGGTGCGCACGCCCTTGATCCGCGAACCTTCGTGCAGTACGCCGGTGATGTTCACGTTGGGGTACAGGTCGACGCCGTTCTGCCGCGCCGCCTCCATGAACGCATCGCCCAGGCGGAATGGGCTGACCTGGTGATCGCACAGGAACTCCAGCGCACCGGTGGCCTTCAATGTCACCGCAGGCTCGGTGGCACGCAGTGCATCGCGGTCAAGCCAGCGTACCTGGTCGGCCAGGTGGGGGATCTGCTTGACGATGTGCTCGGCGTACAGCTGGTCCTCTTCATCCTGGATGATGTACTTGAGCCCGGTGCGCTCGAACTTGAAGTCCATGCCGTGGCGCTCGATCAGTTCCTGGTGCAGCTGTGGATAAATCGCATTGGACTGCAGGGCGAAGTCGAAGAAGCACTGCGGCAGGATATGCGGCGTGCTGGAATCGACCGCCACGGCCGCGCCGTGGGCTTCGCGCTTGCTGCGCGTGGACATCATGCGGAAGAAGATCACCCCGCAGCCCAGCCCCACCGATTCACCGATGGCCCACAAACCGCCTGCCGAAGCTCGGGTGGCGTTGCCTGGGCGCTTGCAGTCGATCAGCGCGATCTTCAGGTTGCCGCGCTTGGACAACTGGTAGGCACAGGACGCGCCGATCACCCCGCCGCCCGCGATGATGATGTCGTAATGCTTGTTCATGCTCAGGCCTCCGTGGCCAGTTTTTCGAATGCGGAAAACGGAATCGGGTCGACCGGGAAACGCGGCCGCAGCCAGCCCACGTCCTTGCGCCCAGTGGCGCTGCGCAGGCGATCGCTGCAATAGCCGACGCACATCCGCCCCTGGCAGTCGCCCATGCTCACCCGGGTACGCATCTTCAGGCTGGCCATGTCCTGCACGCCCTGCTCCAGGGCCAGGTCGATCTGGTCGCGGGTCACGTGCTCGCAGCGGCAGATCACGGTGTCGGCCTGGGGCAGGTCGATCTGTGCGGCGCCACGCGCGGTGTAGCGTTCCACGCCAGAACGGAAACGCTTGATCGCCGCCAATTTGCCCAGGTACTGCTCGCGCCGTTCGATAGCGTTCTCGGCGTCGAGCTTGCCCATCTGCTGGAGCATCGACACCGCGGCGATGCGCCCGGTCAGCATGGCCGCCTCACCGCCACGAATACCGGCCATGTCACCGGCCAGGTGCACATTGGGTCGGCTGCTCTGCTGCCAGACGTTGCACTCGGCACGCAGGTAGCCGTCCTCGCTGAACCCATGCGCCAGCCCCAACTGCTGGCTGAGCTGGGTGCGCGGAATGAAGCCGTAGCCCACGGCCAGCGTCTGCACCGACTCGCGCTGGACGCGGGTCATGTCCGGCTTCCAGTCCTGGGTGTAGGGCGCAACGCTGACTTCGCGCAGTTCCCCTTCCCCGGTGGCGCCGACCACACCCCAGCCGTAGTGCATGGGGATACCGTTGAGCTTCATGTAGGCGAGCATGCTCAAGCCATCGAGGAACAACTGCGGCTTGTTCATCAGCGCCAGGCTTTCCTTGGCGATGCGGTTGAACGAACAGGCTTCGTACACGCCAGCGACCTTGGCCCCAGCGGCGTGCAGTTGGCAAGCCACCAGCGGCAGCAGCGGCCCGGTACCGGCGATCAGGGTGCTGCCCAGGGGTTTGACCACACCGCTCTTGATTTGCAACTGCAGCCCACCCAGCAGGATGACGCCCGGTAGCGTCCAGCCCGGGAACGGCACGTTGCGTTCATGACAGCCGGCGGCCAGCAACAGGTGGGAATAGTCGATCTCGTGCAGTTGCTCGTCACCGTCGAGCACCATCAAACGCTGATCGTCCCCACCCACCACTCGGTGGTTCAGGCGCAAGTCGATATGTTGGGCACTGGCGGCGAAATCCTCGTGCAGCTTGTTCAGTGCCTTGGTGTAGCGCGGCCCCAGATATCCCAGGTCGACACCCGCGCGCAGCGGGCCGCGATAGACCACCCCGCCAGGGCGTGACGCTTCGTCGAACAACAGGCAATCGACACCATGCTCGGCCAGCTCGATGGCCGCCCCCATGCCGGCCGAGCCACCACCGACAATTACAGGACGCAGGCTCATGGGCGTTCCTCCTCTTGCACGCGGTTGACCTCGGTCTCCACGCGCATGCCGGGCCTCACCACCGTCTGGCAGGCGCGCCGCTTGGGCCGGCCATCGATCTGCACCAGGCAGCAGTGGCAGACGCCCATGCCGCAGTAGGCGCCGCTGAGCTGGCCATGATCATTGAGCGCCAACTGGCGCAGGCCGACCGCATTGAGCACACTGAGGACGGTTTCGCCCGCGCTCGCCACGGTGGGCAGACCGTTGACCAGCAAGGTCATCTCGGCCTCGCCCAGCGGCTGAATATCGTACTTTCGTTCCAGAATCTGCATTTCCTGTCGTCCTTGGTGGCTCGTGAGACGGCGACGTTAGGTGAAACGCAGTGTGAAAACATTGATCCATGCCAGATGCCGGTCGTAGGGATTTTCCTCAGATGACGAACTGCAACCTGGGTCACGATCCGGACAGCAAGTTTGGACATGCCGATGCGGTCGCCGCAAATGAAAACGCCCCTGGCTAGCAGGGGCGTTTTCTCGACAGCGGATGTCGCGATGGCCTTACTCGACCGTCACCGACTTGGCCAGGTTGCGCGGCTGGTCGACATCGGTGCCCTTGAGCACGGCGACGTAGTACGACAGCAACTGCAGCGGGATGGTGTAGAGGATCGGCGCCAGGGCGTCGTTGATGTGCGGCACCTTGATCACGTGGGTGCCCTCGCCATTGCTCATGCCGGCGTTCTCATCGGCGAACACCACCAGCTCGCCACCACGGGCACGCACTTCCTGCAGGTTGGACTTGAGCTTTTCCAGCAGCTCGTTGTTCGGTGCCACGGTAACCACTGGCATGTCGTTGTCCACCAGCGCCAGCGGGCCATGCTTGAGCTCACCGGCCGGGTAGGCTTCGGCGTGGATGTAGGAGATTTCCTTGAGCTTGAGCGCACCTTCCATCGCCACCGGGTACTGGGCACCGCGGCCGAGGAACAGGGTGTGGTGCTTGTCGGCGAACAGCTCGGCAGTCTTCTCCACGACGCTGTCCATCGCCAGCGCTTCACCCAGGCGAGCTGGCAGGCGACGCAGCTCTTCTACCAGCTCGGCTTCGACGCCGGCTTCCAGGGTGCCGCGCACTTGGCCCAGGGCCAGGGTCAGCAGCATCAGCGATACCAGCTGGGTGGTGAAGGCCTTGGTCGAAGCCACGCCGATTTCCGGGCCTGCCAGGGTCAGCAGGGTCAGGTCGGACTCACGCACCAGCGAGCTGATGCCAACGTTGCAGATCGCCAGGCTGCCCAGGAAGCCCAGCTCCTTGGCATTGCGTAGGGCCGCCAGGGTATCGGCGGTCTCGCCCGACTGGGAGATGGAAACGAACAGGGTGTCTGGCTGTACCACGACCTTGCGGTAGCGGAACTCGCTGGCCACTTCTACCTGGCACGGGATACCGGCCAGGCTTTCGAGCCAGTAACGGGCAACCATGCCGGCGTGGTAGCTGGTACCGCAGGCGACGATCTGCACATTACGCACTTTGGCGAACAGCTCGGCCGCCTTCGGGCCGAAGGCCTGGACCATGACGTGGTCCTTGCCCAGGCGACCTTCCAGGGTACGCTGCACCACGGTCGGCTGCTCATGGATCTCCTTGAGCATGAAGTGGCGGAATGCGCCCTTGTCGGCGGCTTCGGCACCTTCGTGATACTGCACGGTTTCCCGCTGGACAGGGCGGCCGGCCTGATCCCAGATCTTCACCTGGTCGCGGCGGATCTCGGCGATGTCGCCCTCCTCCAGGTACATGAAGCGGTCGGTGACCTGGCGCAGGGCCAACTGGTCGGACGCCAGGAAGTTCTCACCCAGACCCAGGCCGATCACCAACGGGCTGCCGCTGCGCGCGGCCACCAGGCGATCAGGCTGCTGCTTGCTGATCAGCGCCAGGCCGTAGGCGCCATGCAGGCGCTTGACCGCAGACTTGAGTGCGTCGGTGAGGTCCGGAATGCTCTTGAGGGTGTGGTGGATCAGGTGGACTATGACCTCGGTGTCGGTCTGCGAATCAAACACATAGCCCAGCCCCTTGAGCTCCTCACGCAGCTCTTCGTGGTTTTCGATGATGCCGTTGTGCACCACCGCTACATCGCTGCCGGAGAAATGCGGGTGGGCATTGCCCTCGGTCGGCGCGCCATGGGTGGCCCAGCGGGTGTGGGCGATGCCCAGTTGGCCGATCAGCGGGTCGGCGGCATTGGCGGCGTCCAGTTCGGCGACCTTACCGATGCGGCGGCGGCGCTGCAGTTCACCCTGCTGGGTGTAGACAGCCAGGCCGGCGCTGTCATAGCCGCGGTACTCGAGGCGTTTGAGACCCTCGATGAGGATGGCCGTGATGTTGCGCTCGGCTACGGCACCAACGATTCCACACATGGTTATTGCTCCTGGCTGATCGCGGCACAGATCAGGTTGATGCCGCGGGCTTGAATGTGTTCGCGTGCCGCTGCGGGCAGGCGTTCGTCTGTAATAAGGGTGTGCACGCTGCCCCAGGGCAGCTCGAGGTTGGGGATCTTGCGTCCGACCTTGTCGGATTCGACCATCACGATCACCTCGCGGGCCACCTCGGCCATCACCCGGCTCAGGCCGAGCAGTTCATTGAAGGTCGTAGTGCCACGGTTGAGGTCGATGCCATCGGCACCAATGAACAACTGGTCGAAATCGTAGGAACGCAGGACCTGTTCGGCGACCTGCCCCTGGAACGATTCGGAGTGCGGATCCCAGGTACCACCGGTCATCAGCAGCACTGGCTCGTGCTCGAGCTCGCTGATGGCACGGGCCACGTTCAGTGAGTTGGTCATCACCACCAGTCCCGGCTGACGGCCCAGTTCCGGGATCATGGCGGCCGTGGTGCTGCCGCTGTCGATGATGATGCGCGCGTGTTCGCGAATCCGGCCCACGGCGGCCCGGGCGATGGCCTTCTTGTAGGCCGAAACGGGCTGTGCGGGCTCGCCCAGCATTTCTTGCGGAACGGGTACTGCGCCACCGTAGCGGCGCAGCAGCAGGCCGTGGGATTCGAGTGCCGCGAGGTCCTTGCGGATGGTCACTTCCGAGGTTTCGAAGCGTTTGGCCAACGCATCCACGCTCACCTCGCCCTGCTCGCTGAGCAAGGCCAGGATGTTGCGGCGGCGTTGGGGCGTGTTTCGTTTCGACATTGGCGCTTAAGTTTCGATTCGAAAGATATTGGTTGCAATCAAAACCTAAGTTTGGGGATTCGTCAAGGTTAGCGATCAGAAATCGCAGGCTGTGGATAAGTGGCCGATGTTCATAAGACGCATTCGCTCTGCGAGAGTCTCTTCGCTGTATAGACCCGCTTTCATGGAACTAACTGTTGTAGGAGCGGCTTTAGCCGCGATCACCCGCGAGCACCGCGTTGCCTGTATCGCGGCTAAAGCCGCTCCTACAGACAATAAAAAAGCCGACTTACTCACATAAGTCGGCTTTCGATCGAAAGGGCTGTGGGTAATCAGCTCTTCTTGATCTTCTCCGGCCGCTTCCAGCCTTCGATATTGCGTTGACGGGCCCGCGCCACGCCCAGTTGCCCGGTTTCCACCGTCTGGGTGATGGTCGAACCCGCCGCCGTGGTGGCGCCGGCCCGGATTTCCACAGGTGCCACCAGCGAGTTGTTGGAACCGATGAACACATCCTCGCCCATCACGGTGCGGAATTTATTGGCGCCATCGTAGTTGCAGGTAATGGTGCCGGCACCGATGTTGGTGCGCGCGCCGATCTCGGCGTCTCCCAGATAAGTCAGGTGGCCAGCCTTGGCACCTTCGCCCAGGTGCGCATTCTTCAGCTCGACGAAGTTACCCACATGGGCCTTGGCTTCCAGCACACTGCCTGGACGCAGGCGAGCGAACGGGCCGGCATCGCTGCCTTCGCCCAGCACCGCACCTTCGATGTGGCTGTTGGCCTTGATCACCACGCCCTTGCGCAGGGTGCTGTCCTTGATCACACAGTTGGGGCCGATCTGCACGTCATCCTCGATGACCACCTTGCCTTCGAGAATCACGTTGATATCGATCAGCACATCGCGGCCGACGGTGACGTCGCCACGCACATCGAACCGCGCAGGATCACGCAGGGTCACGCCCTGGGCCATCAAACGACGCCCCTCGCGCAACTGGTAATGACGCTCGAGTTCGGACAGTTGGCGACGGTCGTTCGCCCCCTGCACTTCCATCGGATCGTGGGGTTGCTCGGTGGCTACCACCAAGCCATCGGCAACGGCCATGGCGATGACGTCGGTAAGGTAGTACTCGCCCTGGGCGTTGTTGTTGGACAAACGGCCCATCCAGTCGGCCAAACGCGCTGCGGGCAGAGCGAGAATGCCAGTGTTGCCTTCCTTGATAGCCTTCTGCGCTTCACTGGCGTCCTTGTGCTCGACGATAGCGGTCACGTTACCCGCCGCGTCGCGCACGATGCGACCGTAACCGGTCGGGTCCTGCAACGTCACGGTGAGCAGGCCCAATTGCTGCTCGCTGACCTTGGCCAGCAGGCGCTGCAAGGTCTCCACCTCGATCAGCGGCACGTCACCGTACAGCACCAGCACAGTATCGGCAGTAATGGCCGGAAGCGCCTGGGCCACGGCATGACCGGTACCGAGTTGTTTGTCCTGCATGACGAAGTTCAGATCGTCAGCGGCCAGTCGCTCACGTACCTGCTCGGCACCATGGCCGATGACCACGTGGATACCTTGGGGCTGCAGTTGGCGCGCGCTGTGGATAACATGGCCGAGCATGGAGTTGCCGGCGACCGGGTGCAGCACCTTGGGCAATGCGGAACGCATGCGGGTGCCCTGGCCTGCGGCGAGAATGACGATATCGAGGGACATGACTGGCTACCAATCCTGGGCGGTCAGGGACGTGACCGAAGAGGGAATTTCGGAAAAAGAAAAAGGGTAGCCGAGGCTACCCTTTAACTCAATCGCAATGGAAGTGACCGGCCAAAGCCAGGTTACTTGCCTTTGCGCAATTGCTGGACAGTACGCAACTGAGCTGCAGCCTCGGCCAGACGTGCGGCGGCAGCGCCGTAGTCGAAGTCCGAGCTTTTCGCGTTCAGGGCGTTCTCGGCAGCCTTGAGGGCTTCCTGAGCCTGAGCTTCGTCCAGGTCGGCAGCGCGCTGCACGGTGTCGGCAAGAACCTTGACCATGTTCGGCTGCACTTCGAGGAAGCCACCGGAGATGTAGAACACCTCACGATCGCCACCTTGCTTGGTCAGCGTGATCGGACCTGGCTTGAGATTGGTGATCAGCGGCGCGTGGCCTGGAGCGATACCCAGATCGCCCAGGTTGCCGTGCGCTACTACCATCTCGACCAGGCCGGAGAAGATCTCTCCTTCCGCGCTGACGATATCGCAATGGACTGTCATAGCCATCTGCTTGCCTCAACCTGAAAAGCGCCCCTTGCGGGGCGCCGGGATTACAGTTTCTTGGCTTTCTCGATCGCTTCGTCGATGCTGCCGACCATGTAGAACGCTTGTTCTGGCAGGTGGTCGTAGTCACCTTTGAGGATACCGCTGAAGCCAGCGATGGTGTCCTTGAGCGAAACGTACTTGCCTGGCGAGCCGGTGAAGACTTCGGCCACGAAGAACGGCTGCGACAGGAAGCGCTGGATCTTACGAGCGCGGGCAACCAGTTGCTTGTCGGCTTCGGACAGCTCGTCCATACCCAGGATCGCGATGATGTCTTTCAGCTCTTTGTAGCGCTGCAGAACATACTGGACCTGACGGGCAGTTTCGTAGTGCTCGTTGCCGATCACGTTCGGGTCCAGCTGGCGCGAAGTCGAGTCCAGTGGGTCGACCGCTGGGTAGATACCCAGGGAGGCGATGTCACGGGACAGAACGACGGTGGCGTCCAGGTGGGCGAAGGTGGTGGCTGGCGACGGGTCGGTCAGGTCGTCCGCAGGTACGTATACGGCCTGGATCGAGGTGATCGAACCTTCCTTGGTGGAAGTGATGCGCTCTTGCAGAACGCCCATCTCTTCGGCCAGGGTCGGCTGGTAACCTACTGCCGAAGGCATACGGCCCAGCAGTGCGGATACTTCGGTACCGGCCAGGGTGTAACGATAGATGTTGTCGACGAACAGCAGAACGTCGTTACCTTCGTCACGGAACTTCTCAGCCATGGTCAGGCCGGTCAGCGCTACGCGCAGACGGTTTCCTGGTGGCTCGTTCATCTGACCGTAGACCAGCGCTACCTTGTCGAGAACGTTGGAGTCCTTCATCTCGTGGTAGAAGTCGTTACCCTCACGAGTACGCTCACCCACACCGGCGAACACGGAGTAACCGCTGTGCTCGATGGCGATGTTACGGATCAGTTCCATCATGTTTACGGTCTTGCCGACACCGGCGCCACCGAACAGACCAACCTTACCACCCTTGGCGAACGGGCAGACCAGGTCGATAACCTTGATGCCGGTTTCCAGCAGGTCGTTGCCACCTGCCTGGTCAGCGAACGAAGGGGCGGCGCGGTGGATACCACGACGCTCTTCTTCGCCGATCGGGCCAGCTTCGTCGATCGGGTTGCCCAGGACGTCCATGATACGGCCCAGGGTGGCCTTACCAACTGGAACGGAGATGGCAGCGCCGGTGTCGACGACATCCAGACCGCGCTTCAGGCCTTCGGTCGAGCCCATCGCAATGGTACGAACCACGCCGTCGCCCAGCTGCTGCTGAACTTCCAGGGTGGTTTCCGCGCCTTGTACTTTCAGCGCGTTGTAAACACTCGGCACGACGTCACGTGGGAATTCCACGTCGATGACGGCGCCGATGATTTGAACGATACGTCCGCTACTCATAGCTGGATCCTCTGAATATTTGAACCGTTAAACCGCGGCAGCGCCGCCGACGATTTCCGAGATCTCCTGGGTGATCGCAGCCTGACGCGCCTTGTTGTAGATCAGCTGGAGTTCGCTGATCAGGTCACCGGCGTTGTCTGTGGCGTTCTTCATGGCGATCATCCGGGCCGCTTGTTCAGCAGCGTTGTTCTCGACCACCGCCTGGTACACCTGCGACTCCACGTAACGCACCATCAAGCCGTCCAGCAGCTCTTTTGCGTCGGGTTCGTACAGGTAGTCCCAGTGATGCTTGAGATCCTGATCCGGGGTTGCCACCAACGGTACCAACTGCTCTACCGTCGGTTTTTGGGTCATGGTGTTGATGAACTTGTTCGAAACCACCGAAAGGCGATCGATGCGGCCGTCCAGGTAGGCGTCCAGCATCACCTTGACCGAGCCGATCAGATCGTTGATCGATGGCTCTTCGCCCAGGTGGCTGATCGCGGCTACGACGTTGCCGCCAAAGATGCGGAAGAAGGTCGCACCTTTGCTGCCGATCACGCACAGGTCGATTTCCACGCCCTGTTCGCGGTTTTCGTTCATGTCCTTGACCAGGGCCTTGAACAGGTTGGTGTTCAAGCCACCGCACAGACCACGGTCACTGCTCACCACGATATAACCGGCGCGCTTTACAGGGCGCTCGATCATGAACGGGTGGCGGTATTCCGGGTTGGCGTTGGCCAGATGACCGATCACCTGGCGGATACGCTCCGCGTAAGGACGGCTAGCAGCCATGCGCATTTGTGCCTTGCGCATCTTGCTGACCGCCACTTTCTCCATGGCGCTGGTAATTTTTTGCGTGCTTTTGATGCTCGCAATCTTACTGCGAATCTCTTTTGCGCCTGCCATGTATCACCTATCAGGTTAGCAAGCGGGGGCCGTAGCCCCCGCTGCGGCTTACCAGGTCTGGGTGGCCTTGAACTTCTCGATACCGGCTTTCATGCCAGCATCGATTTCGTCGTTGAAGTCACCCTTCACGTTGATCTTGGCCATCAGTTCGGCGTGATCACGGTTGAAGTAGGCGATCAGAGCTTGCTCGAAGCTGCCGACCTTGGAGACTTCTACGTCGGTCAGGAAGCCACGCTCAGCGGCGTACAGCGACAGGGCCATGTCGGCGATCGACATCGGCGCGTACTGCTTCTGCTTCATCAGCTCGGTAACGCGCTGACCATGCTCCAGCTGCTTGCGGGTCGCTTCGTCCAGATCGGAAGCGAACTGGGCGAATGCAGCCAGTTCACGGTACTGGGCCAGTGCGGTACGGATACCACCGGACAGCTTCTTGATGATCTTGGTCTGAGCGGCACCACCTACGCGGGATACCGAAACACCGGCGTTCACTGCAGGGCGGATGCCCGAGTTGAACATGGCCGATTCCAGGAAGATCTGACCGTCGGTGATCGAGATCACGTTGGTCGGAACGAACGCGGAAACGTCGCCAGCCTGGGTTTCGATGATCGGCAGCGCGGTCAGCGAGCCGGTCTTGCCGGTTACGGCACCGTTGGTGAACTTCTCGACGTACTCTTCGGAAACGCGCGATGCACGCTCCAGCAGACGGGAGTGGAGATAGAACACGTCGCCTGGGTATGCTTCACGTCCTGGTGGACGGCGCAGCAGCAGGGAGATCTGACGATAAGCAACGGCCTGCTTGGACAGGTCATCGTAAACGATCAGTGCGTCTTCACCGCGGTCACGGAAGTATTCGCCCATGGTGCAGCCGGCGTACGGGGCCAGGAACTGCAGCGCGGCCGATTCCGAGGCGCTGGCGGCAACAACGATGGTGTTGGCCAGGGCGCCGGCTTCTTCCAGCTTGCGAACAACGTTGGCGATGGTCGACTGCTTCTGGCCGACGGCCACGTAGACGCAGAAGATGCCGCTGTTTTTCTGGTTGATGATCGCGTCGACCGCCATGGCGGTCTTGCCGATCTGACGGTCACCGATGATCAGCTCACGCTGGCCACGGCCAACCGGGATCATGGCGTCGACCGACTTG
This genomic stretch from Pseudomonas entomophila harbors:
- the hcnC gene encoding cyanide-forming glycine dehydrogenase subunit HcnC; the protein is MNKHYDIIIAGGGVIGASCAYQLSKRGNLKIALIDCKRPGNATRASAGGLWAIGESVGLGCGVIFFRMMSTRSKREAHGAAVAVDSSTPHILPQCFFDFALQSNAIYPQLHQELIERHGMDFKFERTGLKYIIQDEEDQLYAEHIVKQIPHLADQVRWLDRDALRATEPAVTLKATGALEFLCDHQVSPFRLGDAFMEAARQNGVDLYPNVNITGVLHEGSRIKGVRTAEAGEFHCGTLINAAGAWAAELSEWATGESIPVKPVKGQIVLTERLPKLLDGCLTTSDCYMAQKDNGEILIGSTTEEKGFDVSNTFPEINGLVQGAIRCVPQLAQVNLKRTWAGLRPGSPDELPILGPVDNVQGYFNACGHFRTGILTSAITGVLLDKVIHNEALPLDITPFLASRFREGADKKLAHG
- the hcnB gene encoding cyanide-forming glycine dehydrogenase subunit HcnB, giving the protein MSLRPVIVGGGSAGMGAAIELAEHGVDCLLFDEASRPGGVVYRGPLRAGVDLGYLGPRYTKALNKLHEDFAASAQHIDLRLNHRVVGGDDQRLMVLDGDEQLHEIDYSHLLLAAGCHERNVPFPGWTLPGVILLGGLQLQIKSGVVKPLGSTLIAGTGPLLPLVACQLHAAGAKVAGVYEACSFNRIAKESLALMNKPQLFLDGLSMLAYMKLNGIPMHYGWGVVGATGEGELREVSVAPYTQDWKPDMTRVQRESVQTLAVGYGFIPRTQLSQQLGLAHGFSEDGYLRAECNVWQQSSRPNVHLAGDMAGIRGGEAAMLTGRIAAVSMLQQMGKLDAENAIERREQYLGKLAAIKRFRSGVERYTARGAAQIDLPQADTVICRCEHVTRDQIDLALEQGVQDMASLKMRTRVSMGDCQGRMCVGYCSDRLRSATGRKDVGWLRPRFPVDPIPFSAFEKLATEA
- the hcnA gene encoding cyanide-forming glycine dehydrogenase subunit HcnA, giving the protein MQILERKYDIQPLGEAEMTLLVNGLPTVASAGETVLSVLNAVGLRQLALNDHGQLSGAYCGMGVCHCCLVQIDGRPKRRACQTVVRPGMRVETEVNRVQEEERP
- the glmS gene encoding glutamine--fructose-6-phosphate transaminase (isomerizing), translating into MCGIVGAVAERNITAILIEGLKRLEYRGYDSAGLAVYTQQGELQRRRRIGKVAELDAANAADPLIGQLGIAHTRWATHGAPTEGNAHPHFSGSDVAVVHNGIIENHEELREELKGLGYVFDSQTDTEVIVHLIHHTLKSIPDLTDALKSAVKRLHGAYGLALISKQQPDRLVAARSGSPLVIGLGLGENFLASDQLALRQVTDRFMYLEEGDIAEIRRDQVKIWDQAGRPVQRETVQYHEGAEAADKGAFRHFMLKEIHEQPTVVQRTLEGRLGKDHVMVQAFGPKAAELFAKVRNVQIVACGTSYHAGMVARYWLESLAGIPCQVEVASEFRYRKVVVQPDTLFVSISQSGETADTLAALRNAKELGFLGSLAICNVGISSLVRESDLTLLTLAGPEIGVASTKAFTTQLVSLMLLTLALGQVRGTLEAGVEAELVEELRRLPARLGEALAMDSVVEKTAELFADKHHTLFLGRGAQYPVAMEGALKLKEISYIHAEAYPAGELKHGPLALVDNDMPVVTVAPNNELLEKLKSNLQEVRARGGELVVFADENAGMSNGEGTHVIKVPHINDALAPILYTIPLQLLSYYVAVLKGTDVDQPRNLAKSVTVE
- a CDS encoding DeoR/GlpR family DNA-binding transcription regulator, producing the protein MSKRNTPQRRRNILALLSEQGEVSVDALAKRFETSEVTIRKDLAALESHGLLLRRYGGAVPVPQEMLGEPAQPVSAYKKAIARAAVGRIREHARIIIDSGSTTAAMIPELGRQPGLVVMTNSLNVARAISELEHEPVLLMTGGTWDPHSESFQGQVAEQVLRSYDFDQLFIGADGIDLNRGTTTFNELLGLSRVMAEVAREVIVMVESDKVGRKIPNLELPWGSVHTLITDERLPAAAREHIQARGINLICAAISQEQ
- the glmU gene encoding bifunctional UDP-N-acetylglucosamine diphosphorylase/glucosamine-1-phosphate N-acetyltransferase GlmU, which translates into the protein MSLDIVILAAGQGTRMRSALPKVLHPVAGNSMLGHVIHSARQLQPQGIHVVIGHGAEQVRERLAADDLNFVMQDKQLGTGHAVAQALPAITADTVLVLYGDVPLIEVETLQRLLAKVSEQQLGLLTVTLQDPTGYGRIVRDAAGNVTAIVEHKDASEAQKAIKEGNTGILALPAARLADWMGRLSNNNAQGEYYLTDVIAMAVADGLVVATEQPHDPMEVQGANDRRQLSELERHYQLREGRRLMAQGVTLRDPARFDVRGDVTVGRDVLIDINVILEGKVVIEDDVQIGPNCVIKDSTLRKGVVIKANSHIEGAVLGEGSDAGPFARLRPGSVLEAKAHVGNFVELKNAHLGEGAKAGHLTYLGDAEIGARTNIGAGTITCNYDGANKFRTVMGEDVFIGSNNSLVAPVEIRAGATTAAGSTITQTVETGQLGVARARQRNIEGWKRPEKIKKS
- a CDS encoding F0F1 ATP synthase subunit epsilon → MAMTVHCDIVSAEGEIFSGLVEMVVAHGNLGDLGIAPGHAPLITNLKPGPITLTKQGGDREVFYISGGFLEVQPNMVKVLADTVQRAADLDEAQAQEALKAAENALNAKSSDFDYGAAAARLAEAAAQLRTVQQLRKGK
- the atpD gene encoding F0F1 ATP synthase subunit beta; amino-acid sequence: MSSGRIVQIIGAVIDVEFPRDVVPSVYNALKVQGAETTLEVQQQLGDGVVRTIAMGSTEGLKRGLDVVDTGAAISVPVGKATLGRIMDVLGNPIDEAGPIGEEERRGIHRAAPSFADQAGGNDLLETGIKVIDLVCPFAKGGKVGLFGGAGVGKTVNMMELIRNIAIEHSGYSVFAGVGERTREGNDFYHEMKDSNVLDKVALVYGQMNEPPGNRLRVALTGLTMAEKFRDEGNDVLLFVDNIYRYTLAGTEVSALLGRMPSAVGYQPTLAEEMGVLQERITSTKEGSITSIQAVYVPADDLTDPSPATTFAHLDATVVLSRDIASLGIYPAVDPLDSTSRQLDPNVIGNEHYETARQVQYVLQRYKELKDIIAILGMDELSEADKQLVARARKIQRFLSQPFFVAEVFTGSPGKYVSLKDTIAGFSGILKGDYDHLPEQAFYMVGSIDEAIEKAKKL
- the atpG gene encoding F0F1 ATP synthase subunit gamma; the protein is MAGAKEIRSKIASIKSTQKITSAMEKVAVSKMRKAQMRMAASRPYAERIRQVIGHLANANPEYRHPFMIERPVKRAGYIVVSSDRGLCGGLNTNLFKALVKDMNENREQGVEIDLCVIGSKGATFFRIFGGNVVAAISHLGEEPSINDLIGSVKVMLDAYLDGRIDRLSVVSNKFINTMTQKPTVEQLVPLVATPDQDLKHHWDYLYEPDAKELLDGLMVRYVESQVYQAVVENNAAEQAARMIAMKNATDNAGDLISELQLIYNKARQAAITQEISEIVGGAAAV
- the atpA gene encoding F0F1 ATP synthase subunit alpha; protein product: MQQLNPSEISEIIKGRIEKLDVGSQARNEGTVVSVSDGIVRIHGLADVMYGEMIEFPGGVYGMALNLEQDSVGAVVLGAYTSLAEGMSAKCTGRILEVPVGKGLLGRVVDALGNPIDGKGPLTTTETDAVEKVAPGVIWRKSVDQPVQTGYKSVDAMIPVGRGQRELIIGDRQIGKTAMAVDAIINQKNSGIFCVYVAVGQKQSTIANVVRKLEEAGALANTIVVAASASESAALQFLAPYAGCTMGEYFRDRGEDALIVYDDLSKQAVAYRQISLLLRRPPGREAYPGDVFYLHSRLLERASRVSEEYVEKFTNGAVTGKTGSLTALPIIETQAGDVSAFVPTNVISITDGQIFLESAMFNSGIRPAVNAGVSVSRVGGAAQTKIIKKLSGGIRTALAQYRELAAFAQFASDLDEATRKQLEHGQRVTELMKQKQYAPMSIADMALSLYAAERGFLTDVEVSKVGSFEQALIAYFNRDHAELMAKINVKGDFNDEIDAGMKAGIEKFKATQTW